The genomic window TGTTCATTCTGCCTCCAGTTCTTTCGAATGCTTGGATCTTTCTCATCCATCAGGTATTCATTCAAATGTCATGTCTGGGAGCAGAcatcattctttttcttcaaagCACTCAGCACGTTCTGAAATTAATGTACTTGTCTTTATATTTTCCTGAAATGTAGAAATTCAGATCCATGAGGGCTTAATGGCTGTACCTCAAGTGTTCAGaacggtgcctggcacacaaaaATCTTTTGATTGGTCAGATGTCAATCAGTAGTATCAAGAGGTTGAATATGATAGGCAGGTACTCCTGATGGCAAAATTACACATAACACTGCACACAACGCTGTGACCATGGGGTTCAAGGCAACATGAGGCTTAAGTGCTTTCAGTGCTCGGAGCATAGCTGGATGCAAGAGAGCTCCTGTGGAGGAATAACCAGATTTTAGTTTCTTCCTATCTTCATACCACCTCATCCTGATGGCTGCTGGTAGgttgcctaaccaagttggcattcttcattttccttctgtATCATACCTAAAAGACACTTGGATTCTGGCTGAGGACTAGCCTGTGGAGCAGTTGCAACTTATCTGGATCCATAACAGTCCCTCAGATATAGgtgtccccgcccccccccgcccccaccccgcaGCATCTGTATCTTAGATTCTCTTTGTCTGGTAGCACCAGGGCAGCCCCAGGTAGCAAAGACGGGCTCGGCCCAGGGCAGTACGCAGGTCTCCTGAGTCACCAGATGGAAAAGTCAGCCTGGAGAGAGCACATCATGGTGCATTGCTCTCTATGAAGCCAGGCGTGTGGGCTCTCTGGTCTGAGGGCCAGAATGCAGAAAGCTCCTTACAGTTATCCAGACGGCCTCATCACCGATGAACCATCAGAAGTCATACTGCCTCCGACAGGCATCTAAATCACAATTCTCACAGTGCATTTGTATACCTTGAATTTGATACTGGGTGCAAGtgagcaatagaaaaaaaaagttatagagATTATATAACATAGATCCTTGGCCATAACGGGACTATACCACCAGACTAATTTTTTTCTAAGTAGCTTTATTATAAGATTGATATATATACTCTTTAACAAGTACAATGAATATATTACATACCCCAAATCTCATCTGCCAGACAGAAGCAGTTATGATAATGACCTCCTgcgtacattttttttctttcattctttgtaTATTTAAGTGTGCaggcacgcacacgcacacacacacacattaaaaaaagggGTCATACTATAAACTTTCTTGGTTTACTAGTTTGTGGGCAATCTTCAATATTACTATAGCCGTACCTGAACATTGTTAGTGGTTTTCCCTTGTATACAAGTACCTTATTTAAGTTATTAAATTATTAAGTATCCAACGGACACTTGGAGTattgttttttgctattgtaaaaaaaaGTCCAAGACTCAACCATATTTATTCGTCTTTTCCCACATGTGCAACTATCTCCCAAGTATAAATTACTATACATTTATTGCCACTTCAAAGGTTATACAAACtgaattttatacacaaattcttTCCAAAACAACTATACCTATTTCACTCTAACCAGTACTGCATAAGAGTATATGTTTCCATATATTCCCACTGTTGGTGGATTTGGTTAATCTATTTTACCACTGATAACCTGACAAGTTAAAAATGGCATGTCTCTAAATTTTTATTCTagtatttttaatgttaaaaaaggTATGAAATGAAATGGGGTAAAAAATAGTATATTCATGATAGCAATATAATTCCTAGGAAGACACTTAAGAATATACAGAACTTACTTTAGAAAATCTCTAAAAAATATTCCTGAGGGGTTGTAAAAATATGATTCCACTCTTTATGGAAACAGTATtttcaaaatggaaaaatatcAACATTTCAAAGATAAAACTTCTTCCCAAATTAACCTatgaatacaatgcaatcccaactgACAGTTCCGTTCAacaggattttgttttttaaacgattaaataaaatattcctgAAGTTTATTACAACCTCTCTGAGAGGTTTACCTCTGAGGTAAAACACAATCACAAAGACGTGATGAAATGTGATAAGAGATGCATTACCCGGAGCTGCCAAGAGGACTTTCCCTACACTTGCTCCAAGCCTTCTAAGTTATGGGCTTCAGTAAATGTTAACACCACCTTCTATGTTTTATAAAAGCTATCTTtaaaaagaagaatgtggcatcaggattggaggaagactcattaacaacctgcaatacgcaaaAGACAcaacaccttgcttgctgaaagcaaatatttaaagcacttactgatgaagatcaatgaccacagccttcagtagggattacacctcaacataaagaaaacaaaaatcctcacaactggaccaataaagaacatcatgataaacggagaaaagactgaagttgtcaaggatttcatcttacttagatccacaatcaacgcccctagaagcagcagtcaagaaatcaaaagatgcattgcattgggcaaatctgctgcaaaagacctctttaaagtgttaaatagtaaagctgtcaccttgaagactaaggtgcacctgccccaagccatggcgctttcaatcgcctcatacgcatgtgaaagctggacaatgactaggAAACAccgatgaattgatgcctttgtgttatgccgttggtgaagaatattgaatggactgccagaaaaacagtaaatctgtcttgcaagaagtacagccaagatgctttttagaagtgaggaaggcgagactttgtctcatgtactttggacatgttatcagaagggacctgtCCCgagaggatatcatgcttggcaaagggtcagcaaaaaagacaaagaccctctaTGAGACTGATTGATACACTGGCtgccaacagtgggctcaagcatagcaacgagtgaggacggcacaggacctggcagtgtttccttctattggagggtcactatgagtcagaacctaacaAAATCTTTACAAAGGCATACATGAactttttagctaaataacagattgtcACATAAAGTATATTACCAATGAGTACtgtgcacctttaaaaaaaatcacctatatgtgaccaaatggtcaacaattactctaaagcagaaGTTGCCCAGTGCTGGTGTTTCCTCATGAGGTGCGAACCTGAGAGGGTATCAGGCTGTGAGGAGATGGAGGCCTTGGTGACTCACAATCAGGAACTTCAATCTAGAGAACCAGGTGGAATGGGAAACCAACAAGATAAAGCCCTCTCTCGCTTCCAAGCACCCCTCCACCAGGAGCCTATGGAGATAAGCCGCCATCTAGAAATTAAAGGAGAAACTGCTAGAAAAGATGACAAGCTGCTGTAATTACTAAAAAATGTATATGTTGATTCCAAAGATCCCGTGTCTCCTATGCAGGCAAAAGATGGTGGAACGCATCAAGAGCCGAGGGAGTTGAAATTGTCGAAAGGCCATCACTTTGATACAATGGGTCTTACAAACATTCCCAAAGAAAAATTTTGATGGCAGAGGCATTAACACTTGTCAATAATCATAAACTTTAACCAGATACCTGGACTGCTGAGAAAATAGCACAAGAGTACCATCTAGAACTAAAAGATGTAAATTCCCTTTTCAGATACTGTCTCTTTTGAAGTCAACATCTTTCCTCCTGAAGACAAGAAACGAAGAAAATCAGGAAATCACTTGTCCTAGGTGTACTCTCCACCCCCTTGTCCtatttgtttccacatttttagCATATTAAATTATACAAGTTGCTGAATGTTTAAAGCTCTCTCCTTATGAAAGCATACTATTTTTTGAGCTCTGCTGACTTCTTAgcattgctgattttttttttaaactttaatttgGTTTAGGCCTATGATTGTACGTATGTCAGCATAAATCTATTAATTTATTATAACAAAAGAATTAATGGGTTATTTTAGGCACTTTGTATCAGCTTTTAAACTGGTCATGTGGCCTCTTGGGGAATGTCCGGAATCCCTCATTAAACAGTTTCACTTTTCAGTTTAGGTGGTAAGTGAAAGTAAGAGCTTTCCTAGGTGTTAAGGCCTTTCTTGCTACAGAAAGGGAGAACTGACAGTAAGGTAGAATAACAGTATTTCCCAAATAAAGGCAGACAGCAGACTGGATAAAAACCAACACAAAATGTTTTTTTAGAACTACTTcaggaatggataaaaaatattaAGGGGTTCCTTTGTTTTACACTGCTTTTAAGTATGGAATAACTATCTttcaaattataaataaataaagcaaaaagcaaaaaaaaaaaaaaaaaagcaaagaagaaagggtaaagggacagggaaaccagattaatgGAAGCGAAACATCCAGAAGCAAGTTAATGTAAAatgttgtgaaaaatgtaaccaaagtCTCTGAACGatttgtgtagtaattgttaaatgggaacctcaactttcaccaaaaacacaatattgaaaaaaaaaaaaaaaggcttacgtGATATTGGTCTCAGTAAGGTGACAAATTGTTCCCACATTTGTCCCATTGACAGGTGTTTTCCCCCCCAAGGAATCCATGCCCATAATCTGCACCTGTGATACATTCTCACTACTCCTTTACAAAGCTCTCAGGCAGGCTCTGAGGAAAGTGACAATTTTTTACCAAGGCCATTACCATGCCATCTAAAGATTATTCTGCTGTATAACAGAGTCTTGAAGACTGAAGTTTGTGACTGAAGTGCTTTATTTACCAAACTTTCATCTTCTCTTCCTACACAGATGAGCTAATGACTATGAAAAATTCAGCCTCTTCAGCAGCCCTTCATACACATTACCTTCATAAAGTCTTTCTCCTGGGTTGGCTCTCAAATAAATATAATGTCCTGAGTTCTAACTACAGTCCTCAACTGACACCTACTAATAACGTTTCTCACTTAAAATGCACTCTCTGATGATTTCGCAGACCTGCGCTTCGACTGTAGCTTTTCCCACACTCCTCACACTTATAGGGTCTCTCTCCCGTGTGGACTCTCTGATGGACCTGAAGAGAGGAGCTTTGACTAAAGCCCTTCCCACACTCTTCACACCTATAGGGCTTCTCTCCTGTGTGGACCCTCTGATGGCCGTAAAGATGTGAGATCTGACTGTAGCTCTTCCCACATATATCGCATCTATATGGTTTCTCTCCCGTGTGCACTCTCTCGTGGCTGAGCAGACCCGAGCTGAACCTGAAGCCCTTTCCACACTCCAAACACTTATAGGGCTTCTCTCCTGTGTGTAATCTCTGATGGGTGCGAAGATTTGAGCTGTAACTGAAACCCTTGCCACATTCATCACACGTATAGGGTTTCTTTCCTGTGTGGACTCGCTGATGTGTGTAAAGATTTGAGGTGCACCTAAAGCCCTTGCCACACTCTTCACATTTATAAGGTTTCTCACCTGTGTGGACTCTCTGGTGAGTGAGAAGTACTGAGCTATAACTGAAGCCTTTGCCACACTCAGGACATTTATAGGGTTTCTCCCCTGTGTGGACTCTCTGATGAATGAGGAGGTCAGAGCTGAAAATAAAACCTTTACCACACACATCACATACGTAGGGCCTTTCCCCAGTGTGGACTTTCTTGTGACTGTGAAGGTCTGAGATCCGCCAGAAGCCCTTCCCACACTCGAGGCATGTAAAGGGCTTCTCTCCGGTGTGGACCCTCTGATGGACTTGGAGGTCCCAGCTTCGGCCGAAGCCCTTCCCACACTCACATCTGAAGGGCTTCTCTGCTGCGTGCAGAGAGTCAACGCTTTGCTTGGAGCCCTGACCACACTCAATACTTGCAGATGACAGTCCTCCTAAGGGGATGCTTTGGTGTTTGTCAGGACAGGCACTCTGCCTCACGTATTCCTGATATCCATAGGGTTCCTCTTCCAAGTGCACTCGTGGATGAGTGGGAGAGTTGGAATCATCCCTGAAGCCGTTTCCACCTTCCTCGCTTTTAAAGCCATTCTCGCTAGAGTTACTGTGATAAAGTACTGCCTCATCAACACACTGATTCTGATGCTCGTCGCATTCATAACGTTTCTCTCCTTCAGGTGGGCTCTGATCATCGTGGCAATGTGATATCCAGCTGAAGCCATAATCATCCCAATCACATTTATATACTGTATCTTCTGTGCCGATTTTTTTACAGCTGCCTTGAACATTCCAAGGCTCGTTCACAAGGGCCCAAGATTCCTGAATGGGGACCGGGCTGACAGCTTTCCAGGCTGGAAACCCTTGATTTTCCACGTTGATGGGGCCATTCCCTTGAAGACCGTCCACCACATTCTCAATCTGAAAACCCTGAGTAGACTTGCCTTCCCGCCCTTGACAACGAGAAGCATCCTCCGAAAACGGGATCTCTTTCCCCTGAAGATTTATTCGGTGGTCCTGATTCCCAGTTAATTCACCAGTCACCTGTTCCCACAGTTTCCAGTAGGAAAGCTCTTTGTGTAAAAGgacttttaattctttttcttgaaTATACTCCATATCCTTTTCATTCTTGTCTCCTATGGGGTTTAAGACAATTCAGAGATGAGAATAAGTTAAAGACTGGCTCAGGGATTTCAGCCTTAGTTAGGTGTCGTAACTGTCAGGAAGAGGCTTCTGTTAACAAGCTTCGAAACTAAAAGCTAATATGAACAAATTACGTCTCATTGTAGAGTTGCTCGGCTAAGGAATTCTGAACAGATTTTTACAGAGAAAATCATTTCTCTAGTCATGATGCTGTTgctaataacaaaacaaaacctactgctgtcaagtcaattccgactcatagcgaccttataggacagagtagaaccgcctcatagggtttccagggagcagctggtggattccaactgccgacgttttgttagccaccaagctcttaaccactgggccaccggggctccattgCTAATAATATGTAACACCATTATGTCACTACAAATATCaccatacatacatattttatatacagtgaaacctatgagagctggaacttgacgggactgccttgtttttctggatctcgcaagttttctgcctttgacgggGAGCAGTCACCACTTTTCCACTGCTCTccatttagtggaaaatatttgagttttccttctctaactaTACAGATTCCAGCTTTTACAGAACGATCGatcgttaaccaaaaggttggcagttcgaagccactagcgactctatgggagaaagaaagataaggcagtttgcttccatagagatttacagccttggaaaccctttggggttgctacaagttggaaccggcatgacggcagcgggttttagGTTTTATGCCACTATAGATCTAATataggttcctgggtggcgcaaatggtttgcactcgacttctaatggaaaggttggtgttcaaatccacccagtggcactgcagaaaaaagtcctggtgatctgattttgtaaagattaaagccaagaaaaccctacggagctcagctctactccgtaacacaAAGGGTCACAATGAATCCGAATCAACAGGAAagcgatgattttttttttcatagatctAACACTATAACATTGAACAATATTATAACATTTCCTATATACATGTGCTAGGTACTCCCTCCAACGATCACATATtaacttcatttaatcctcagaataaCCTTGAGATAGGAaccattatcttcattttacagctgaggaaaccaaggcacagagagggtaaGTAACGTAGCTTAGGAAGTCGAGGAGCTGGGCTTTGAAAACAGAAAGTCTGGTTTTAGAGCCCACACTTAGTGCTCTCACTACACTGCCTCCTAGGGGTAACTCCAATTCTGGATATGTGTAATCTGATCTTGGGGgcagaaacaaaacaccaaatcCTCCAAAGAGCACGAGCCGTGTCTGTGCCTTCTGTGAGCACATTAAACAGGAATCCAGATGACACTGTTCAGGCACAGAGAAGAAGAACACTCAACTTACACATATTACTCACTGGGAGCTACTGAACTGCCATATTTACCAAATAGTTTCAGGTGATTTTAAGAAAATTGTCCATGTTGTCTGATGTTCTTTATGGGCTATTTGTATGTTGTAGGGCTGAGTTCAGAGGAATCTATTTATAACCAGGGGCTTCTAGGACACCTGAGTTAAGTGAGAAATTCATCAGAGGATTCTCCATATTCTGGAATGGCCTGTCTGCCACTGGTCTGCCTTACACTGCCTGGCTGTCTCTATCAGAGGGAGGGAGGTCCAGAGATCCCTCACTCACCCTGGGTATATCACTCTCTGAAAAAGCACGAAGGGACCATGAGAAGGTGGAGaccaggaagtaaaacccagCAGGAGAGTGACTTACAACGGCACGGACAGCACCCACAGCCAAGAACAAAATGGGCAACGGGGTATCTGTGCGGCAAGCTCACCTA from Loxodonta africana isolate mLoxAfr1 chromosome 11, mLoxAfr1.hap2, whole genome shotgun sequence includes these protein-coding regions:
- the LOC100665953 gene encoding zinc finger protein 229-like — translated: METLTSRHEERAIHFEASAPSQEEDETKSQESLTFKDVAVVFTAEELELLDCDQRKLYRDVMLESFRNLVSAGQQPFKSDKISHLEQDKETWVTEREAAVDAYPGDKNEKDMEYIQEKELKVLLHKELSYWKLWEQVTGELTGNQDHRINLQGKEIPFSEDASRCQGREGKSTQGFQIENVVDGLQGNGPINVENQGFPAWKAVSPVPIQESWALVNEPWNVQGSCKKIGTEDTVYKCDWDDYGFSWISHCHDDQSPPEGEKRYECDEHQNQCVDEAVLYHSNSSENGFKSEEGGNGFRDDSNSPTHPRVHLEEEPYGYQEYVRQSACPDKHQSIPLGGLSSASIECGQGSKQSVDSLHAAEKPFRCECGKGFGRSWDLQVHQRVHTGEKPFTCLECGKGFWRISDLHSHKKVHTGERPYVCDVCGKGFIFSSDLLIHQRVHTGEKPYKCPECGKGFSYSSVLLTHQRVHTGEKPYKCEECGKGFRCTSNLYTHQRVHTGKKPYTCDECGKGFSYSSNLRTHQRLHTGEKPYKCLECGKGFRFSSGLLSHERVHTGEKPYRCDICGKSYSQISHLYGHQRVHTGEKPYRCEECGKGFSQSSSLQVHQRVHTGERPYKCEECGKSYSRSAGLRNHQRVHFK